In Lactuca sativa cultivar Salinas chromosome 5, Lsat_Salinas_v11, whole genome shotgun sequence, the DNA window TAAAGATATCATGAATCACAAGGTCCTCAATAGTACTATGAAGACATGTCGTTGGGATTAGTTATATCGTATATAATGGCTAGATTCAAATCATCCCAAGGCCTTCTTATAGCCTAATTAAAAAACTTAGACAATGTTTCCACACTTAGTGTTATGCCCACTTTGTAGGCTTGGGTAAGATTTGGTTGCTTCTGTCCATGACAACTGCTAAGAAGATGTTGCCTAAGTAATTCCCTTTAATAGGGCATGCCGTTAGAAATGTCTGAATCTACGGGTTATTTGACAATCAATCATAAAGCTATTTATTGAAAACTTGAACTATAGGCAAATTAGTGTTGTATTAAAAATAGAATCTTACGACACAACCTAGAGCCACAAGAGAAGAGCATAAACAACCCAAGTCATCTTTCTTGATATGAGTAACTACTCCGAGATTGGTTTTTGCAAGATTGTAATCGTAGGAAAGGAGATCGACAAAACTTTTCTTCGTAGACGTGGAttgtattggattaaactcaacTTCGGCTATAGATAAATTGTATTTGTGGTGTTAAAGGTatgcatatataaatattaataaacaCATGTACATACATAAAATTGGACAATAAAATTACAGTTTGAAATATAAGTCCAAAATATAGaagaaaccattttaaattccATCTATGGCAAGTACATCCAAAATGCACTTTTATAAACACAAAATGTCATATTTTGGATTCACTTTATGTCACATCCGGTTAAAACTCGTAGTCCACGACATAATTATTGTGTAATAAGGACTAGAGTATTCTGGAATGATCATTTCGACGAACATATGAAAAGTAAGGCAATTATATTTATTATACGATATGATACTATAAAAATAGACCTAGagtttaaattaaaaaatgaaaaagaatgaGAGTGTAAAGTAGGCCTGACAATTgtgtcgtgtttgggttggcggATCAAAATATATCAACTAAACACGACTCATTTAACTATACATGTCAGGGGTTggtgggtttggaacataaacacatatatgacCGTCAACCCActtatttatatgagtttacaatTTGGCGAGCTCGTGTGTTCATGGGTTGGATCACAGCAAATCGATTGTCTACTGTGTTGTGAGTTCATCGTTCACATTCAAGCATTGACGTCGTTCGATAATGACTCAGTCATTCATGTCGCCGTTCTTCGTGAGTTCGTTATATCGTTCATCATAGAGGGGAGAGCGATAGAGGACTTATTCGATTTTGTTTGTGAGATACTGACATTATTTAGGGCAAACCCCAAATGTCAAATGGTCATTGGTATCGGGTATTTTATCATAGTATAAAGTATAAACTGTATAGTGTATAATACTTAATAcacttaaaaaatatataatttttttattaaaattctaaatgggttggcgggtcaatccgtatattttttgaaaaactcatatatgacctgtttaataaacgggttaacaggttgaaaaactcaacccaaaactGTTTATTTCGTATCGCATCGCGAGTCATATCAAGAATTGTCTAGCCAAGGTAAAGTTTTGTTAACCATTGATATTTATCTAACTGGGACTATCTATTTTGTTGGACCGCTTTTTTTTTTAATAGCGCAAAAAAAAAGAGGCCCATTTCCATTATGATGAAAAGTTTGATGGACTGCTCCTTTGGATTTATTATTTATGGACCTTAAACAAAAATCCAACAATGGGTGCTCTCATGTTTATGGTAGTGGACTACTGGTAGAGACGAGAAAAAGGTGAGATGAACCCATCTGAATTTAATATCAACAATTTAACATcaacataaataataaaataataagtaAGTAAACAATAAACGAAagataaaaaaatattcaaaagatATAAAATAAAGACTTTATACTATTCTTATATTTACAAGAAAATGACCCTTCTTTTTGCATAATATACAAGATACCAGGATATTTGATAAAATGGTTCCTAATTTTACATAGATTTAGAAATGATCCCTGAGTTTTATAGAATTAGAGAAAAGGTCTTTATATTtcataaaaatatagttttggaCTTTGTCTAACAGCAAACATATAAAGATAGTCTATGtttcacaaattataaaaatGATCATCATTGTAtttcacaaaattacataaatggtcaatATCTATTAAAAAATTTACATAAATGCATCCAGTGTTTCTcataaacacaaaaataatcTCCATGCAAAAAAATCATTATagaatttgtcaaaaatatatgACAATTTATTGGTTGTTTAACAAAACGACTACTTTCTTTCACCAAATTACAGAAATATCATGATATTTCATAAATTGGTCTCTTTGTTTCACAAAGTTACAAAAATGGTTTCTTTATTTTCcaaaattatagttatggtcctTCTAATAGGAAAAATACATAATTCGTTCCTTTGTTTCACAATATTACAAAATATATAAATAGTCTTGCCCAATAGCAAATTTACAAAAACAATTCATATGCTTCTCATAACTTACATAAATAATCTCATGTAAGATAACATTACATAAACAAATGGTCTCTAATCTAACGATATCATGAGTTGGTAGATATATATGACCATCAACAAAATGTTAAGGGTTTAGTCGGTTGTtgacaaaaaatataaatttagaaGTAAGTAGTGTGCATTTATATgttgtttttaaataaaaaataacaaaaaataacattacataatgttcttataaatatatatgattaataaatcaatttcaaTACGCATGGCCCACTGATTTTATACATATATTCGAAATTAGATCCGAAtctacaaaattttcaaaaatccaaccaaacttatgattttaaataaaaacaCAATGACCAATATTCACTAAAATCCTTTCTCATTATGTTCCAACTTGCATTAGTCAAACTAAAAATTGGATAAATCTTTGACCAAAAATGAAAACAAGTCCAAATGTCAAAGAAAGGGGGAATAGCGGCAAAAGATCCATTTCCAGTTCCATGCACCAGCACACACACAAACACCTCTCATTAATCCAATTAATTAATACGAGATAATGGCGTTTGATTATCCGATTCTATTAATTTAAGACAAAATGGTGGGGCGACTTTGATAGGATAAGGCCTTTttatttcttcatcttcctcGACTTATTCTCCTCTCTGTCAAAACTCAAAACCCTCTCTccttttttttatcctttttccattGTTCTTCCGTTTTTGTCGTTGTATGATCCCTATCTGTTTAAATTCATCCATTTTTATGCTGCTACTCTTCGTCTGATCAGTATCATGTCTGTTGCGTTTGAGACTAATACCAACAGCGATTCTAATCGGATCAGGTCGCCTGGGTTTGCTCAAGGGATGTGGATCTACAACTCATCGGAGACCGCTAGATTCACTGGAGATGATCATCGGAGTAGCAAATTCCCTGTCGATAAGGACGAAGATGATCAGGATTCAAGCAGTTCTTCGTCAATCGGCAATAACAGTGACGCATCTGGCGGCGAAGGCGATTCCGATGATGACGCCGGCGGCGGCGAGGTTCAGAGCTTGTTTAAAGGCTCATTGAATAACTTATGCGCTTTGGAACAGGCTTTGCCGATCAAGTACGATTTCTTAGTTTTATCATTTATATTATCCATTACTTTTATCTGTGATTGTAATTTTTTGCTACACTTGTTCATATTAACAATTAAACTATTCGAGAAATAATAATCCTTAAGATCGGTGATAGTCCGTACTGGTTACTTATTACTTAATTAATGAACGAATATTGTATGCGATCTTGACATGCATGTGCTTCTAGAATCAAGGAATAATGAAACATAGCCCAATAATTTGAGTCAAAATAGAGTGAATTTCATAAGTAGTAACTTAGGGATTGGTCTGAATCAATTCAGTTCTATCTTATATTCTTATAAGCGTATTCAATGTTGTTTTAATTTCATATCAGAAGAGGTATATCGACATTCTATGCTGGAAAATCGAAGTCATATACAAGCCTAGCTGATGCAGTATCTGCTCCATCAATCCAAGACATTGGTAAACCAGAGGATGCTTACAACAGGAAACGCAAAAACATGATTGCTCATGGTGTATTCTTGGATAAAACTCGTAATTTTGGCTCTAAAACAGGGATATCGAAGAGATCAAACAACACAAATGGAGTTGGTGAAACTGAAAATGAAACCTCAAGCTTAAGCTTAAGCTCATCCCCTAATCTTTCTCTTCCCCCACGTCCTACAAGATTACCCACTAAAGAAGTTACAGCTTCATCATCgcctagggctagggtttattcTTCTCCATGGAGATCTTATTCTCTGTCAGATTTACAACAGGCTGCTGGTGAAACATCAAGAATAAAAAGCTCCCTTGATAACATAAGAGATAAGGATGAGGATGATTAGATAGATGTTGATGTTAATTGTTATGTTTGAAAGATGAGTTTGTAAGGTGTTAGGTCTGTAGCTGGTTTCCTTTTTCCCGTTTCCTGTTAACTGCCCTTTGTACTTACTACCTTGAGGGCATTTCTGGAATTCAGTGGATTTTATGTTTCCTGTAGTTTTTCCTTGTATCCTTAtgcttgttatatatatatatatataatcaaataatcaaatgTCCCCTTTTCATCATATTTACCTGTTGCCACTTGTCATCCATTCACCAATCTGTTTCAGATCTGTATTATAGCGAGATTCTGCAAGATGGAGGAAGTTGCCACTCAAATATACTGAAAGGTACTGTGAACCCTGTTTGAACCCTAAACATAAACAATATCTATTCTTATTGTGAATCATGGGCTTATAGGCTAGCGATATTATGATAAAATGTGTAGATATTATGATTTGATGGAAATGTGTCTTTAGCCAAAGTTGGAGGGTTAAAGAAAAAATGTGTAGATTTAAGAGTAGGATAATAGACGTGTATCTGTGCAATAAAAAAAAGTATTGTGAACGTTATTTTGAAATAGTTGATTTTTTTACTTCAAATAACATAAATGGTTCACGCGGTTTACAAATAAGTCACAAGTTCaatcaataatttttttaaatgcgGATTGTacctattaataatatattacaaTATCACCAACCATCCTAGCCCCCCCAAACCGCTCTCTTCGTTGAGTCGGTCGTCTCCGTAATTATTAATACAATCTCAAAACAATTGTTCAGTCATGTCCAACTTTTCTACCTCCTCCCTTCTCTTCCTACCGTTAAAATTCTCCTCTTTGCTGCCCGCCACCACTAAATCATACCACTGCTTCCTCGAATAACCACTGATAACACATCCCTTCATTCACTTCCTATGGTTGATTCCATAACAAAAGATTTCCTCCCATAAGAATAGGTTTCCTTTGATACGTTATATGAATGGACCTGAAATCTTAATCAGAGCCGGCCTCATGTGTTAAAAATATAAGTTAGGGCTTAGGGCCTCATTTTGTAAAGGGCCCCACTTAACCCAAATCCTCTAATGTCGATTTCATACCCTCTCCTTTTCTCAACTTCTGCATTCATTGATAGCAAATTAGGGTTATGATTTTCATCCTTGTACAAGATAACTTCTTTATGTAACCCTGTAACACTACACTTAGTATAATCAGACTTCGATGCTATCTAAGTTTATACATCCAAAAATTATGATTTTAGTCTAAACCTCCTCGTGTAAGCCCAAAACTCAACCCAATAAGTCAATTTCCACTCGACTTTGGGCCTTAGCCCAAGAGTTGTCAGTCAAACCTCTTGTTGGACGAAGACCttcttaatgggccttattgggccgataaCCCTTCCAATTGGTCTTTTGGGCCGTGAAActcttattgggccttattgggctgcAATACTTTATTCTTAGACGCTAATGGGCCAAGTACCTCTATTAGGTATTATTTTTGGCCATAAAACTCTCTAATGAGCCTTCCAAGGCTGAAAATCGCTATTGGGCCCCTTTTGGGCCAAAAGCCCTAGTTGACCTTTATATGGGTTGAGAACCCATATTTGGGCCATTGTTGGGCCGAAAATCATTTTTTTGAGCTCATCGAACTAAAAACCAATATTGGGCCTCCTATTGGGCTGAAAACTCTTCCATTTAATCTATTTGGGCCGAAAAACAATATATGGGCCTTAATGGGTCGAAAATTCTTATTGAGCCCAATGTGCTCTCGGTTGCCCTTCAAGCCCAAAAACCTTTTTCTTCCCTCTCCTTGGTCCGATCAGTTAgcctatttaaataaataaaaaaaggaaaaacaaGATCTTCTAACTTAATGCCACCTCAATATTATACTTCATATATCAATTCATATTGTCCAACAAACAACTAACAACTTCACATCACATAGCTAGAAGTCAAACCATACTATTTCCCcccactccccccccccccttcatcGGCCGAACCCCCCTCATCCCCTCTCcacttttcatttcaaacttACACACTTATCTCATTTTCCTCTCAACCCTCAAAGAACTCTGTCATTTTTTCTTCTCTAAAATTCGTGGAGTGTGTGTGTGGTTTCAAAGAAGATTTCTTCAAGCTTGAAAACTTGGTAAGTTCTTGGTAAATTCTATTGTTTTATTCCAAGTTTACACTAAAATTCCTTCCTCATACTCGTGTTTATGCTCTTAGAACCACCTTCACTTCGAAAATCTCCTCAAGGAAGCAACCTAGGCCGAAAACCTCCTCCATTTTCCACTTCAAAACCGAAAAGCCCCAAGGTGAGCTATATACCCCTTGTtttcaagtttttccttcttttttttgggggggggggggggggatacaagtcaaagtcTTGTGTAAATCTATGGATATTTGCTTGAATGTGTATGTTTTATATGCTATGTGTGTTGAAATGTTGTGAAATCATGCTAAAAGTCCATGAACTCGAGATTTTGGTTGAATCTCAAGTTGTTGGAACATAGTTAACTTGATATGTTGTTAAAAATGAAAACTACTTTCTAGATGAATAATATTTTCACTTGATGCATGTTAAAAATCACAAGGATTAGTCCAAGAATATGTTTAAACAAAGTTTGGTTATGAAAGCTTGGAAAATAATCAAATATGAATATTTTTGTAAAAATGGGCCGTTTATGGTAATTATGGTAAAAATGGGCCATTTGTAAACATTTTGGTAAAAATGGGCCTTATATGACAATTTTAGTAAAAATGGcccttttatgacaattttagtaaAAATGGGTCTTTTATGACAATTTGGGTAAAATTGGGCCTTATGCGACAATTTTAGTAAAATTGGGCCTTTATTGACAATTTTAGTAAAATTGGGCCTTTATTGACAATTTTGGTAAAATTGGGCTATTTTTGACAACAATGGTTAAAAATGGACTATTTTTGACACTTATGGTAAAAATGGTTATTTTTGTCACTTATAATTTGTAGTCGAAAATATACACTAGTAACATTTTATATAACGTTAAATAATGGAATTCAATATTCGCGTAAATTATGTTAAGGCTCTTGTGAAACACTCATTCActcgtacctacctagtgtatATTCCAAgccctgtagttataaccaaagtctcctggagggagagcgagatattgtgtatagatctatacggggttgacacccctacacctgagctgttcgctacagctagacaggccagtctagggtgacaattaTATTTAgaaaccgacgcctgaagaacgtcaagacaAGCGCTttagtcatattagtatggttgtaacgactcacatagagaataaCAATAATCTTTTTTAAAATTTACGCATAAAATATACTATACTCATTTTATAAGGTATAAAACTATGTGTCGTTTATTTCGCAACGAATATCACCACTCGGGTCTTAGGATTTTAAGACCACAACTTTTcgtatagcagaaaatataggattttctaggaatcaCTTTCTATATATTTTCAAACAAGATAAACAAAGAATACACATGCAATTATACATGATTTGAAACGAGACTCGCAAACTATTTTTACAAGAAATATTGGATTTCCTGGAAGTTTACAAACTATTACAATGTTTtcttacaaacatgcttatgaactcaccaaaattctatattgacgtttttcaaaacaacttgtattctcacttCTCAGGGACTCAATAAGCAGGTTGGCAGCTAAGGAATTTGGATAAttgttgtatttttgaattatcaTACATTATGTAATTTTGGATGTATTTCGTAAACAAACACAAAGATGTAAACAATGCATGTTGATATTGTTAATGTATGACGATGATGGTTGTTATgcttcattcatattcaattgttatgatattacaagatgaagtcacacgccccggacgtttccgtcatccCGGTTCGGGGGTATGATAGATACATATACACGCCTCAAATTAAAAGCGACGATTACACTTATGTTCTTCTTCCTTCCTTCTCCATTATCGTAGACTCGCACTCTGAATCTCTGATTAGTGATTAACTGATTCTTCGTTCTCAAATCACAAGTGACTGATTCTTGCAGACTCTCAATCTCGATTCTTGAACTATTGAACACTGAATGAAAGGTTGCTTGATTAGTGATTCCTGAACCGATGAAATAACTTCGTCCTTCTCCATTCTCGGCTTGTTTGAAGACTCTGAGGAATTTATCTGATGATTCAAGGTATAGGCAGTGTTTTTTCACTTGATTTTTCCATTATCTGATTAGGTTAATAGCCGATTTTTCTATTATCCGTTTTGACTTGATACCTTCTATTCTCGATTTCTTTGTTTcagtttgattttttatttttgagttaGTGTTTCCACTCATTTTTTGTTTTGCTGGTAAACTAAATCTTAATTTGTTTACTTATTGTCAAGGTATTACATGATTTATATGATTTGATAAACTAAACTTTAATTTGTTTACATTTTGTGACTTGTGTTTTTGTGAATTTGTGTTTACCGAATTTGTCAATGTATTCTATCTGATTCATGAATTGACTATAACTAGAGTTTTATATAAAATGTTTCTTTTCTTAGCATATTAAATAGAAATACTTGGATATGCAAGTCAAATAGGGAAAATGCTTCTCGTGTTATGAGCATCTAAGGAATGTTGGTTATTGTTTGTTGATCGATTTCTATGTATGTGGCTACGTGCTTGTTCATTGATTTTTGTGTCTAAGTTGTGCATATTTGAAAAACAATTAGCAAAAGAAATTGATTATGAAAATTTTATTAAGGAATTTTCATCTAAAAAGTCTAGAAAAATTAACTGTCCTAAATATATTTAgaaaaaacatatacataaaaaaaTTAACTCCGCCATTTATAaactttttagtttattattgttgGGCTTGACCCGTATAAAAAAGGGTTTATAACATTAAGTATagtatgtaacatcccaatttttcaaggccaaaaatttcatttttaatcaagTAACACATAAACTAGTTTACCAAAACATTACCAATGTCGATTCAATTTATAAATATGTAACAACATGTTTCAAACCATATCATCAATAGTGATAAAGAAAAATCAGAGTACGATCCCAAGAAAAACTCATAATGCGGAAATCATGCGTGTATGTGTGATGTGTCGCTACcgtgtcggctccttccccttcgctaaagaggtacctgaaacaaaactgaagactgtaagcacgaaactgagtgagttcccccatcataccatacaccatacaataacatactgtcaggcaattctggggtgcctgactacccaggtcaagccaagccattctggggtgcttgacttacccaggtcaagccattctggggtgcttgacttacccgtcggtctatttttcccgactaccggggactatttcaccccctaccactaccatataacacacatatactgccAGGCAAttatggggtgtctgactacccagGTCAAGTCGTTCTGGGGTGCTTAACTTACCcgtcggtccttacgaccgacaTACGAGGATTATTTCAcctcctactactaccacataatatcatagcataaacatactgtTAGGAAATTCTggagtgcccgacctacccttcggtcctaacgaccgaacttggggactattctccCCCTACTACAACTATCAAATATAagatatcatactagcacataaacatatcaggtagtagcaatcctagatgaatatcacaaagacaataatctaacatacaactcctactagtgggtcgacattgtggccgtagacccaccgctactggaaggtaactcaccttgtaaGGTTGCCTGCTGGAAAGCTGATCGGcagatgtctgactgctgctccggtgatcctccgactataaatccataaaacacttaatcagacactGATAAccactcttagggtaaaatgactattttacccctgaacaagtcaaagtca includes these proteins:
- the LOC111892596 gene encoding protein OXIDATIVE STRESS 3 LIKE 2 isoform X2, with the protein product MSVAFETNTNSDSNRIRSPGFAQGMWIYNSSETARFTGDDHRSSKFPVDKDEDDQDSSSSSSIGNNSDASGGEGDSDDDAGGGEVQSLFKGSLNNLCALEQALPIKGISTFYAGKSKSYTSLADAVSAPSIQDIGKPEDAYNRKRKNMIAHGVFLDKTRNFGSKTGISKRSNNTNGVGETENETSSLSLSSSPNLSLPPRPTRLPTKEVTASSSPRARVYSSPWRSYSLSDLQQAAGETSRIKSSLDNIRDKDEDD
- the LOC111892596 gene encoding protein OXIDATIVE STRESS 3 LIKE 2 isoform X1; protein product: MSVAFETNTNSDSNRIRSPGFAQGMWIYNSSETARFTGDDHRSSKFPVDKDEDDQDSSSSSSIGNNSDASGGEGDSDDDAGGGEVQSLFKGSLNNLCALEQALPIKRGISTFYAGKSKSYTSLADAVSAPSIQDIGKPEDAYNRKRKNMIAHGVFLDKTRNFGSKTGISKRSNNTNGVGETENETSSLSLSSSPNLSLPPRPTRLPTKEVTASSSPRARVYSSPWRSYSLSDLQQAAGETSRIKSSLDNIRDKDEDD